A genomic region of Photobacterium swingsii contains the following coding sequences:
- a CDS encoding putative signal transducing protein produces the protein MSEHWVIAYRAANSLEAHCLKGLLESDNIAVKLTGENLSSAAGELPANVVEVSLWVDEPDRVKAASILQRYEQSQNGQAWRCVQCHEVNDAQFEVCWQCGCDPLLLTKTE, from the coding sequence ATGTCTGAGCATTGGGTGATAGCGTATCGCGCAGCAAATAGTTTAGAAGCACATTGTCTGAAAGGCTTGCTGGAAAGTGACAACATTGCCGTGAAACTGACGGGTGAAAACTTATCGTCAGCAGCCGGTGAGTTACCGGCAAACGTGGTGGAAGTCAGTTTATGGGTTGATGAGCCAGATAGGGTGAAAGCAGCCTCGATTTTACAACGTTACGAACAGAGCCAAAATGGTCAAGCGTGGCGGTGTGTGCAATGTCATGAAGTCAATGACGCACAATTTGAGGTGTGTTGGCAGTGTGGCTGTGATCCTTTGTTATTGACTAAGACAGAGTAG
- a CDS encoding YecH family metal-binding protein, translated as MTESVHAHNVLNMLLEDGADFSLDSLRQAVVALYGEDVRFHTCSLQDLTFDALLTFLLDRRKVIQDGDKIMANRDRMCSH; from the coding sequence ATGACTGAATCTGTTCACGCCCACAATGTTCTTAATATGCTGCTGGAAGACGGCGCTGACTTTTCGCTAGATTCATTGCGCCAAGCTGTTGTAGCCCTGTATGGTGAAGATGTACGTTTTCATACTTGTAGCCTACAAGATTTAACCTTTGATGCATTGTTGACGTTCTTGCTTGATCGCCGCAAAGTTATTCAAGATGGCGACAAGATTATGGCTAACCGCGATCGTATGTGTAGCCATTAA
- a CDS encoding YhgN family NAAT transporter, producing the protein MEIISAAVMLFLIMDPLGNLPVMLSILRHIEPKRRRLIMVRELCFALIILLLFLFGGKQMLAFLHVSTETVSISGGIILFLIAIRMIFPQPGGVTGLAAGEEPFLVPMAIPMIAGPSVLASLLLLSNQDPTRTWDWALSVLLAWGATFIVLMFYEVFNRILGERGLKAIERLMGLLLIMMATQMFLDGIRSYLQIGV; encoded by the coding sequence GTGGAAATTATATCTGCGGCGGTCATGTTATTTTTAATCATGGATCCGCTGGGTAATCTGCCAGTAATGTTGTCGATCCTGCGGCATATTGAGCCGAAACGTCGACGTCTCATTATGGTGCGGGAATTGTGTTTTGCGTTGATTATTTTGCTGCTATTTTTGTTTGGCGGTAAACAGATGCTGGCTTTCTTGCATGTATCAACGGAAACCGTGAGCATCTCAGGCGGTATTATCCTGTTTTTAATTGCCATTAGAATGATCTTCCCGCAACCGGGTGGGGTTACAGGGCTTGCGGCGGGTGAAGAACCTTTCCTTGTACCTATGGCCATTCCAATGATCGCAGGGCCATCGGTATTGGCATCATTACTCTTGCTCTCAAATCAAGATCCTACTCGCACTTGGGATTGGGCATTGTCAGTGCTATTAGCTTGGGGCGCGACGTTTATTGTCTTGATGTTCTATGAAGTATTCAATCGCATCCTGGGCGAACGCGGTTTGAAAGCTATCGAACGTTTGATGGGCTTGTTATTGATTATGATGGCGACCCAAATGTTCTTAGATGGTATTCGTTCATACCTGCAGATTGGGGTTTAA
- a CDS encoding DUF1145 domain-containing protein has protein sequence MKTLLLLAKIAIGFVWLVLAINIFHPFPGLTAIVLYIMTGFLFMMHGVQALMFIGAFGDKIAMSKWEKWSILFFGIFALLDIRRKHMM, from the coding sequence ATGAAAACGTTACTTCTACTGGCCAAAATAGCCATTGGTTTTGTCTGGCTTGTGCTAGCCATTAATATTTTTCACCCGTTTCCAGGGCTAACAGCGATTGTGCTATATATCATGACAGGCTTCTTATTCATGATGCATGGCGTACAAGCACTGATGTTCATTGGCGCATTTGGCGATAAAATTGCCATGAGCAAATGGGAAAAGTGGTCGATTTTATTTTTCGGAATTTTTGCCCTACTCGATATTCGCCGCAAACACATGATGTAA
- the rsmD gene encoding 16S rRNA (guanine(966)-N(2))-methyltransferase RsmD: protein MTRHKQQSGRNQQNNRQTGFVRIISGRWRGRKLPVHDVEGLRPTTDRVKETVFNWLAQDLYQAKCLDLFAGSGGLGFEALSRGADSLTLLELDSKAANQIKQNLATIGADNATLHNTDALKFLAQPGTPHDVVFIDPPFRKDLIASVIELLEANGWLTPQAMIYIETEKELGDLPTPAHWHLHREKTAGQVSYRLFEREE from the coding sequence ATGACGAGACACAAGCAACAATCAGGGCGAAATCAACAAAATAACCGCCAAACAGGATTCGTCAGAATCATCAGCGGCCGCTGGCGTGGACGAAAACTTCCTGTTCATGATGTTGAAGGGCTGCGTCCGACGACTGATCGGGTTAAAGAAACAGTATTTAATTGGTTGGCACAAGATTTATACCAAGCGAAATGCTTAGATCTTTTTGCCGGTAGTGGCGGCCTAGGGTTTGAAGCGCTCTCGCGTGGTGCCGACAGCCTGACGTTATTAGAACTCGATAGCAAAGCGGCGAACCAAATCAAACAAAACTTGGCGACAATTGGGGCTGATAATGCCACGTTACACAACACAGATGCGCTCAAGTTTTTAGCCCAACCAGGCACCCCGCACGATGTCGTGTTTATTGACCCGCCATTTCGCAAAGATTTGATCGCGAGTGTCATTGAGTTACTTGAAGCCAATGGTTGGCTAACGCCGCAAGCCATGATTTATATCGAAACAGAAAAGGAACTGGGCGATCTACCGACCCCTGCTCACTGGCACCTTCACCGTGAAAAAACAGCGGGGCAAGTCAGTTATCGCTTATTTGAAAGAGAGGAATAA